Part of the Leptolyngbya sp. BL0902 genome, AATCGGTGGCGCTATCAATCCAGCCTTCCGATTCGCAATCGAAGGCAATGTAGGGTAGAAGATTTTGTTCTAGGAAAGGCTTAACGGCGGAAAATTCGTCGGGGATTTTCGCGATCAATGGGGGGTCAATCATGGTTTCCTGCCCAGCGTTATTCTTTATGGTACCGATGATAGCCAATCTGAGGAAAACCTACCGTGTCCTATTCCGGCCAACGAGAGGGGCCGAGGGCGGTGACATAGTGGCTCACCCAGTGATCGATTCCGGCCATTTTAGGCCGTAGGAACCGATGGAGGAAGCCATTGGCTGAGAGTCGTCAGTTCTGGGATGGCGGTGAGGTTGTATTGCAGAGGCGTCATCGAAATGTAGCCGTCTTGGATGGCTTGGACATCCGTGGAGATGGCCAGAAGGTCGTCCCGTAGATGGGGCGGATAGGGCAACTGGGCGGCGGGGTCTTCGACGTCCTCTATAGCTTCTCCGGCCAGCCAGTAGTAGGTTTTGCCCCGTGGGTCGGTGCGTTTCGCGAATTGCTCGTGGTAGCGGCGGATGCCCTGGCGGGTGATTTTGGCCCCTTTGATGTCGGTGGCGGGCAGATTGGGGACGTTGATATTCAGCAGCAGCGCCGGAGACAGGGGCAGATGGCCATCGGGGCCGAGCAAATCCCGCACAAAGGCGGCGGCCAGGTCGAAGTTGCCGCCGCTGTAGCTGGTGAGGCTGACGGCAATGGCGGGCATTCCTTCCAGCGTGCCTTCCATGGCGGCGGAGACGGTGCCGGAATAGAGCACGTCCGTCCCTAGGTTGGCCCCGTGGTTAATGCCGGAGACCACCACATCGGGCGGGGTGTCCATCAGTGCCCCTAGGGCCAGCTTCACGCAGTCTGAGGGCGTGCCCGAACAGGCCCAGGCGTCGATGTCGGCGGGGTAAATCTCGGTGACGGGTTCGGCCCGCAGGGGCTTGTGCATGGTGAGGCCGTGGCCCGTAGCGGATCGCTCTCGGTCGGGGCACACCACCGTGACCCGATGCCCAGCGGCGGCGAGGGTTGTGGCGAGGGTGCGCACCCCCAGCGACAAAATGCCGTCATCGTTACTGACTAGGATGTTCATGCAGTTGACCCATACCCCATTAAAATAGTCAAAGCTTAGCCATCTTTGTACTATAGTCCCGCACCGCGTAACCCAGGATGACCACTGCACCCACCAGCCTAGAATCGGATTTGATGGCGCTAAAAGCCGCCGCCCAGGAGGCCATTGCCGCCGCCGCCACCCTCGACGACCTGGAGCAGTTGCGGGTGGGCTATTTGGGCA contains:
- the surE gene encoding 5'/3'-nucleotidase SurE, with amino-acid sequence MNILVSNDDGILSLGVRTLATTLAAAGHRVTVVCPDRERSATGHGLTMHKPLRAEPVTEIYPADIDAWACSGTPSDCVKLALGALMDTPPDVVVSGINHGANLGTDVLYSGTVSAAMEGTLEGMPAIAVSLTSYSGGNFDLAAAFVRDLLGPDGHLPLSPALLLNINVPNLPATDIKGAKITRQGIRRYHEQFAKRTDPRGKTYYWLAGEAIEDVEDPAAQLPYPPHLRDDLLAISTDVQAIQDGYISMTPLQYNLTAIPELTTLSQWLPPSVPTA